The region GAAAATGGCCAAAAAAGCGGCCTACCTGGGCATTCATGTTTTCATTGCCAACGGCAACCGCGACAACGTGCTGCACGACTTCTACAACGGCCAACTCAAGGCCACCTACTTCGAGCCGGAGTCGTGCAAGGCCAACCCGAAAAAATGGGTGGCGCACAGCGATAACTACACCAAAGGAGAGGTGATCGTGAATGCCGGAGCCAGAGAGGCGCTGCATGCCGACGAAGCTGCTAGCCTGCTTCCGGTGGGCGTGGTGGGGATTCAGGGTAATTTTTCGAAGGGCGACGTTATCCGGATAAAGGATGAGCAAGGAGAGAAGCTCGGCCTTGGGAAAGCGGAGTATGGCTCCCGGAAAGCGCTGGCCACGATCGGCCTGAGCAAGCAGAAGCCCATCATCCACTACGACTATTTATACTTGTTCAAATATCACACTATCTAAAACTATGGAACTGCAAAAGACATTTAAAAACGTAAAGCAGGCAAGCCGTATGCTGAACCTGCTCCCGGAGAATAAAATAAAGAACATACTCGAGGACCTGGCAGCGAAGGCAGAAGAAGCAACAGAAAGTATACTTGCCGCTAACCAGCAGGACCTCGGGCGCATGAACCCCAGTGACCCGAAGTATGACCGCCTGAAGCTGACCGGGGAGCGCATCCAAAGTATAGCCGCTGATATTCGAAATGTGGCGGGCCTGCCTTCGCCACTGGGTAAGGTGCTGTCGGAACGGACGCTGGAGAACGGGCTGGAGATGAAGAAAGTGTCGGTGCCGCTGGGCGTGATCGGCATTATCTACGAAGCCCGGCCCAACGTGACCTTTGACGTGTTCAGCCTGTGCCTCCGCTCCGGCAATGCGCTGTTGCTAAAGGGCGGCAGCGACGCGAAAGACTCCAATGCAGCCATTGTAAAACTGATCCATCAGGTGCTGGAGCAGCATGGCGTGGACAGGAACATTGTGCAGCTGCTGCCACCGGACCGGGAGGCGACGCACCAGATGCTGCACGCTGTGGAGTATGTGGACATCATCATCCCGCGTGGGAGCCAGGGCCTGATCAATTATGTGCGGGAGAACTCCAAAGTACCTGTGATCGAGACGGGCGCAGGCATCGTGCATACTTATTTTGATGCGTTTGCCGACCTGCAGCGCGGGAAAGCTATCGTGGTGAATGCCAAGACCCGCCGCGTGAGCGTGTGCAACGCCCTGGATTGCCTGGTGATCCACGAGGACCGGCTGCCGGACCTGGCTGAGATTGGCAAAGAGCTGGCTACAAAAGGAGTGGAGGTGTTTGCCGATGCCCCTGCCTTTGCCGCTTTGGAAGGCAGCTACCCGGCTGATAAGCTGCAGCAGGCCACGGAGGAGCATTTCGGCACAGAGTTCCTATCGCTGAGGATGTCCGTGAAAACGGTAAAAGGCCTGGAAGAGGCCATTGAGCACATCAATACCTACAGTTCGCAGCACAGCGAGGCGATCATTTCGGAGAATGAGCTGCATGTGGAGCATTTCTTAAGAGCCGTGGATGCCGCTGCGGTATATGCCAACACCTCTACGGCCTTTACCGACGGGGCGCAGTTTGGCCTGGGCGCAGAGATTGGCATCAGCACGCAGAAGCTGCACGCCCGCGGACCGATGGCGCTGGATGAACTGACCAGTTACAAATGGGTGGTAAAAGGCTCTGGCCAGGTGAGGGCGTAGGAGAGAACTTGATCAGTATAAAAAGAGAAGCCGCTGCAAACGTAGCGGCTTCTCTTTTTATACTATAGCAAAGTATGGTTACTGGTCCCACCAGAGGGGAACGGAAAGGTCGGTTATATCAGGGGTATTGGGATTCTTGGAGGCCTCGCCGGAAGGGTAGGCCACCCTGCGGATAAAAGTTGGCAAAGCAGCACCCACTGGTAAGGTAAAGTTAGCATACTGGTAGTCGTAGCGGCGGGCGTCGTTCCAGGCCTCAGGGTTCAGATAAGTCACAACATACTTCTCCTGAAAAATTCTGTCCAGCGTGAGTTCGGAGGGGCTCTGGGCTACAGCAGTGCTGCTCAGGTACGCATTCTCGTCGGCTTCTGCCACCTCCAGCATCTCCATACTTGCCCGGATACCTTCACGGTACGCCTCGAAGGCCCTGTCGAGCTGGCCTGCTCTGAGGGCAGCTTCTGCCTCAATCAGCTTCACTTCCGGATAGGACACGATGATCAGCGGCGACTCATCCCCCGTAAGCGGGGAGTTGCGAGAGATATAACTTTCATCCTGAACGGTGTTGTTGGCGGGGCCAATATTGCCGGTGCCGTTAGGGGTCCCTACATAGGTTCCATGGATGGTCGGGTCTGTGATTTTCGCCAAACGTGGGTCAACTACCCCGTAAGAGGTTCCGTTCAGGTGCTCTATCAGCTGTTCGGAGAGCCAGCCGCCCAACAGCAGGCTGGCATTACTCAGCGCGATGGCTGCCCAGGGGTTGCGCGTCTCGAAAACACCCATCTCCGCATTATCGGCATTAGAAGTATACGAGCTGTCGACTGCCTCCAGCACCGCCTGCGGGTTGTAGGAAGAGGTGCCGCTGAGCTTGTTAAGCTGTCTGGCCTTCAGGGCGTACGCAGTCTTTATCCAATTTTCCACACTACCCTCGTGGATCACGTCGCTGGTAGCAATTAGCTGCACACTGGATTCGGGTTTCTGCAACTCCACGATGCCCTCGTCCAGCAGCTGCGTGGTCACGTCATAGAGGCTCGTCTCATCGTCAAAGCCAGGCGTGAGCGTGAGGTTCGCGAAGGCCTCCGAGTAAGGAGCGTCGCCCCACAGGTCCGTTACCAGGGCCAGGTGGTAGGCCATCAGGATGTTTGCCACGCCCACATACTCCGTTGCCCCCTGTTCAATGGCCAGTTGGCGCATGTCGTAAATATCGGCCATGGTCAAGTAAAGCGCATCCCAGGTGCCGGTATAATCCGTAATCTGGTAGGTATCTGAGGAGCCGCCTTGTGAGGGGCTGGCCAGGTACTGCACAAAGTAGGAGGTAATGTTCCCGACCAAGTAGCTGTTGATGCCCGTTTTATGGGTGGTGGTGGAAAGCAGCGTGGGCAAGGGCGGATCGGGAACCAGGTTTGGGTTATCCTCCTTATCAAAATAATCTTCGCAGCCCTGCAGGCCTGCTACTGCCCCCATTATCGTGAAGGCAAGCATGTATCGGAAGATCTTTTTCATATCTGTCTTATTTAAAATCCAACATTTAGGGTGAACAGGTAGCTGCGCACGGCAGGGTACGTAAAGCCGGAGAAGCCATCCACGTTGCTGCCGCTCGGGGAGAAGCTGGTTTCCGGGTCAAAGCCATTGTAATCGGTGGACAGCCACAGGTTGTTACCGGTAAAGGATACCGCCGCGTTTCGGATAAAGATGTTCTCAAACCAAGGTTGCGGCAGGCTGTAGCGCAGCGTCAGGGAGCGCAGGCGCACCCAGGAGGCATCCTCCACAAAGTTCTCCGACACGCCGCGGTAATGGTTTCTGTAGTAACCGTTGCCGTAGTCCACGCCGTCGGGTCCTACACCCTGGCCCAGCCATACTTCCTTCGTGTTTGGCGTACCGTCGGCCAGTACCCCCTCGAACACGCGTGTCTGGTTGCGGTTTTCGGTGTACTCGGCTATACCGAAAGCAGCGAAGAAGTTGTCCATCTGGTTATACTTCTCCAGGCCTTGGCGGGCGTCGAGTAAGGCGGTCAGGCTCAACCCCTTGTAGGTAAAGGTGTTCGTGAAGCCGCCTATCCAGTCGGGCTGTGAGTTGCCCAGGAGTTTTTGGCTCGATAGCGGCGCCCTTACCGGAAAGCCGTTCTCCCCGATCACGAGTGGCCGCGACTCATCGATAAAGAGGGGGTCTTCCTCTTCGCCCGGCCCATAGTAACGCAGCCAGTGGGAGCCGTAGATGTTGCCGTAAGGCTGTCCCTCTATCAGCTTCATGGTAACGGTTGACCCCACGTAGCCAAACTGCGAGGCGTAGGTCACTTCCTCAAGCCCCTCCGGCAGGCTCAGGATCTTGTTTCTGTTGGCCGAGAAGACAAGCTTGGTGTCCCAGTTAAAGTCGGCGGTGAGCACTGGCGTGGCATTCAGTATCACCTCAATCCCTTTGTTGCGCATCTCGCCGGCGTTGATGGCCGCCCGCACGAAGCCGGTGGTGCTGGCCACGTTAATGTTCAGGATCTGGTCTTTGCTCAGGGAGTAATAATACGTAAAATCAAAGCCGATGCGGTTATCCAGGAACGACATCTCCAGGCCAGCCTCATAGGTGTTGGTGAACTCTGGCTTCAGCTCCGGATTGCCCAGCAAAGGGGCGCGTCTCACCCCGGTATAGCCTGTCGGAAACTCGGTGTAGGGGGCAAAGCCGGAAGAGGTGGAATAGGCGGGGGCATCCTTGCCAACCTGGGCATAGGAGAGCCTGAGCTTCGACTGGTTGATAAAATCCGGCAGGCCCAGGTGCTCCGAGAGGATATAGCTTATACTTGCCGACGGGTAAAAAAAGGAGCGGTTGGACTCGGCCAGCGAGGAGGTAATGTCGTTCCTGCCTGTCAGCGTCAGGAACAGGAAATCGCCATAATCAACGGAGGCCTCCCCAAATATACCCATCAGACTGTACTCGCTCTCATTCTCGGAGGAAGAGAGGAACCTGGCATTGGAGAGCTTGAAGTAATCGTATACGGCCAGTTCCTCTCCCTGCACGCCAAAGCTCTTGATGTGCTCGTCGTACAGCTCGTGCCCCACGCGTAGCGTCGCGTTAAACTTGTCGCCAAAGGACTTGTTTGCAGAGGCGATGAAGGTGGAGTTGATGGACCTGAACTTCGTGGTGTACTCATGCACAAAGCCCTGGCCATTGTCTTCCAGCACTCTTTCGTCGGGTACATTTCTGGGCCCTGGGGCGGTACGCGTGCGGTCGTCTGAGTAGGTGTCGAGGCCGACGCGGTAGCTGAGGTCGAGCCAGGTAAGTGGCTTGTAGCTAAAGTTCAAGCCACCGATAAAGCGGCTCACGTCGTCCTCAAACTGGTTGGTGGCGGCGGCATAGATCGGATTGTCGTTGCCATAGGACTGCATGGTGCCGTCCGGCTTCACATAGTCCCGCACATCCCAGCGCGGCGACCAGTAGCTCAGCATCTCGTTAAAGCGGTCGGCGTTATAGCGCTTGCCCCCGGAGCGGATGTAGTTGAAGTTACCGCCCGTGCTGAACTTCTCGCTGAGCTTGACATCTGTGTTCAGGCGGGCAGAAGTGTTTTGGTAGTCGGTGAAAGGCAACACCCCCTCGTGGTTCAGATGAGAGAGCGAGGAGGAGAAGGTAATGGCCTCGCCGCCTCCGGTGAAGGTCAGCGTGTTGCGGAACTGGTTGCCCGTTTCGTAGGCGTCCTCAAAGTGATTGTAAATGCCTTCCGGGTGGGTCGGGTCTATTTGCCGCGCTTCTTGCCAGGTCGGCCCCCAAGATGGCCAGAAGCTGGTAGGGTCGTACTCGCCGGAGTAGCCCTGGGTATAGGTATCCTGTATCTCGGGGAATTTATTTACCTCCTCCCAGCCTGCTGTGCTGGTGAAGTTGACGCGCATTTCCCCTTTCTGGCCCGACTTGGTCGTGATGACGACCACCCCGTTGGCACCCCGCAAGCCGTAGAGCGCGGTAGCGGCCCCGCCCCGCAGGATGTTTATACTTTCAATGTCATCGGGGTTAAGGTCGGCGAGGCGGTTGCTCATGCCGCGCAATTCGGCACCCTCGCCAAAGGTAGAGGTGGAGTTGTTCACCTGTATCCCGTCGATGACGAAGAGCGGCTGGTTAGGCCTGTTTGGATCTATGGAGTTGATACCCCGTATCTGGATGTTGGCGCCCTGCCCCGGAGCACCGCCGGTGCTGGTGATGGTAACGCCCGCCACTTTGCCCTGCAAGGCATTGAGCACGTTGGGTTGCCGGTTTTGTATCAGCTCCTCTGCCTGCACATCCTGCGCGGCGTATCCCAGGGCTTTTTTCTCCCGCGTGATACCAAGGGCCGTGACCACCACCTCTTCGAGCTGCTTGGTGTCGGTGGCCAGGGCCACGTTTAGCTGACGCTGGTTCCCCACAGGTACCTCCTGGATCCTGTAGCCGAGAAACCTGAACTCCAGCACGGCATCGTTCCCGGGCACCCGTATGGAGAATTTGCCATCCGCATCGGTGGAGGTGCCGGTAGTGGTGCCTTTTACGGTTACGCTGACGCCGGGCAGCGGCATGCCCTCATCAGCCCCTGTAACCCTGCCACTCACAATGTTATCCTGGGCCAGTGCGGGTGCCCAGCAGCACATCAGTAGCAAAACAAGTAGGGTAAAACTGTTTTTCATAGATTTATACTTAACATGTTTAGAAATCCAGTGTTGAGGAGCCGCGAAGGCAAAAGAACCTTGCCGGCTACAGGCGCAGGTGAAAGCGTGTTAGCCATAGGAAAAGGCTACGTATGGAGCGAGAGCAGAGTATTTCATGGGCATAGCTGCTGTTCCGGCAGGCTAAATCATCAAAGTATAGTTTATACTTCAAATATTATAAGGTATTATAGTTGAAGTATAGAATAATGTTTCACTGATATTGATATATTTAACTCCTCAGTCTCAAATAATTCGGGGCTGCGCACCTGCCTATGAAAAGATGCCTGCTTTTTTGCCTGTCCCTTCTGTTGGTCTTCACCTTAAAGCCAGCGCCCGCTGCTGCCCAGAAGTTCTCTCTTGAATCCGTCATGAGCCACCCTTTTCCTGCGGAACTGACTGCTGCCGCACAGGGGGCACGCCTGGCCTGGACCCTGAACGAACAGGGGAAAAGGAACGTGTATGTGGCGGAAGGACCGGATTTCAAGGCGCGGCGGCTCACGGACTACCTACAGGATGATGGGCAGGAGATCACCAGCCTATCCTTGTCTGCGGACGGGCAGTGGGCGGTGTATGTACGGGGCGGCGAGCATGGCTCCATATGGGATGAGCACGAGACGGTAAACCCCGAAGGGCTTCCCATGCCTCCCAAAGTGGAAATATGGGCTGTCCCTTTTGCCGGTGGAGAACCTATCCGGATAGGAGAGGGCGGGTCGCCGGTGATCTCTCCCAACAACAGGGAGGTAGCTTATACTTACAAAGGCCAGGTCTGGATCGCTTCGTTGGATGGCACAGCGCCGGCCCGGCCGCTCTTCGTTACGCGCGGCTCGGTAGGCTCGCTGGAGTGGTCGCCGGATGGTTCGCAGCTGGCCTTTGTGGCTAATCGTGAGGGACATGCCTTTATTGGCGTCTATACCAACCCTGAAACCCCCATTACCTGGGTTGCGCCTGCTTTTGCGCGTGATCGCTCGCCACGCTGGTCGCCGGACGGAAAGCGACTGGCATTCGTGCGTACGCAGGGTGCCGGCGGAGCGCCGGAGCCCTACCTGCAGCGGCAGCATCAGCCCTGGTCCATCTGGACAGCCGAGGTAGCCACCGGTAAAGCCGCGCAACTATGGAAAGCACCCGAAACCTTGCAGGGATCGGTGCCCAGGACTAACGGTGGCTTTAACCTGCACTGGGCGGCAAATGAACGTATTGTGTATACTTCGTACGAGGATGGCTGGCCGCACCTGTACGCACTGCCGGCAGCCGGGGGGAGGCCTGTGTTGCTGACGCCTGGTAAGTTCGCGGTGGAGCATGTAAAGCTGAGTCCTGACAGGAAGTGGCTGGTGTTCAGCGCCAACACCGGACCCGACAAAGAAGATATAGACCGCAGGCACGTGGCGCGCGTGCCTGTGGATAGGGCAGCCATGGAACTACTGACACCGGGGGATGGGCTGGAGTCGATGCCGGTGCTAACGGGGGATGGCCAGACGCTGGCCATGCTGAGCGCCACCGCGCAACGTCCGCCGCTGCCTGCCGTCATGGATTTCAAGCCTAGGTCGAAGGTGAGGCTGCTGGCAAAAGAGCTTATCCCTTCCAATCATCCGCAGCACAAACTGGTAAAGCCGAAGCAGGTAACCTTTAAATCAACGGATGGGCTAACGGTGCACGCCCAGCTGTTCGAACCCAAGGGCGGCCCCACCAGGAAACCTGCCATTGTGTACATCCACGGAGGCCCCTCGCGGCAGATGCTGCTGGGCTGGCACTACTCCGACTACTATAATAATGTATATGCTATGAACCAGTACCTCACTAGCCTCGGGTTTGTGGTGCTCTCGGTCAACTACAGGCTGGGCATAGGGTATGGGTACGATTTTCAGCACCCCGATAGCAGCGGGGAGACCGGTGCCTCGGAGTATAAGGATATACGTGCAGCGGGCAAGTGGCTGGCCCAGCAGCCGCAGGTGGATGCCGCGCGCATCGGCGTGTACGGCGGCTCCTATGGTGGTTACCTCACAGGCCTCGCCCTGGGCCGGGATTCAGAGCTGTTTGCCGCTGGCGTAAACATCCACGGTATGAGTGATCTGACCTATGGAGGCATGGAGCGGATGCTCTACCCGAACCGCTACGAACAGGCTCCAGATGCACGGCAGGCTGCCGAAGTCATGTGGAAGTCTTCGCCGGCCGCTTTCGTTGATTCCTGGACCTCGCCTGTGCTCCTGATCCATGCCGATGATGACAGGAACGTGGATTTTATGGATAGCATGGACATGGTGCGGCGCCTGGAGAAGAAAGGCGTGCCCTATGAGACCATGGTCATCGTGGACGACACCCACCATTGGATGTTGTTCCGCAACGCCGTAAAGGTGAACGCCGCCACGGCAGACTTCTTTAAAAGAAAATTGCTGGACGCCGGTGAAGTGGGCGCCCAAATGGGAAATTAGTTACCAGCTTCTTCTATTGGCTTTAGGGGGCTTCCCGGTACTTTGCCTGTACTTCTTCTGAGGTCAGGCCGAAGATGGGGGGTGTTTTCACGTCCAGCATGTTGAGGTAGATGTAGAGTTGCCCTCTGTGGTGAATCTCATGCTCCACCATGGCGCGCAGCCATTTCCACAGGGCAATCTCGCCGCCGGCAGGAGTAATGCATCACCTGTTGAGGTCCTGATCCTGCAGGCTGCTGAAAATCTCCATGGACTGCAGGTGCAGCTCCTCGAAATAACGCAGCACCTCCTGGTAACCATCTGCCAGCTCTTTGCCGCAGCCCTTGTAGCGGCTGGGCCTGCCTTGCGCGACCTCAGCATATAAATAGCGCTCTATGCCGGCAATGTGCCGGAGCATATCTGCCACGGTGAATTTGCCGGGTTTGTAGGCCCAGTTGATGTGCTCGGGCGGTATAACCCGCACGATACGGTTTGTGCGTTCCCTAACGCGGGTGTAATAATCCAGAAAAGAGCTTACCGTTGTGATTTCCATTTGCTTAGCGGTGATCCGTCTTTACAATTTACTACAGAAATATTGTTTGGTTATACCTTGAACTTCTGCCGAACAAGGAAGTATAACGAAACAGAAACTCCGATCGAAAATGGAAAAGGATAAACAAAAGTACCTGGAGGCGTTGCGCCAAAACGAGGGCAAGGAAGACGAAATTGATGTGGGCAAAAGCCTGGGCTTTACCAAAGAGTATACCGACAAGCTTATTGAGGCGCTGATGGCTGAAGAAAAGATCACATACTACGCCGGAAACACCTGTAACTATAAGGTGGTGGAGTGAGGTGGGGCTGTCATGGCAGCCGAGTGGAAGGGGTAGAAGTATGGCCTTTATACAAGGCCCATACTTCTGCCGCAGGTTTCTCGTGCGCTGCCGTGCCCACTTGCCTTTTGCTTACAATACCAGTTGCTCAAACAGCCTGTCGAGTGTTTCCTGCGGGTTGTCGCACAGGCCTGGGTGCACCTGCGAGGTTTGGACGATGGTGCTGCGGTTAGCGGTAAGCCAGCGGAAACGCGAGGCAGTGCCCAACTGGCCGATCGGCCCGCCCTCTTTGCGTCCGGCGCATACTTTCTCGAACGCGCAGAGCCTTTCCCGCAGCTCCTGCAGGTCTATGCCCGGGAAGAAGGCGCAGAGCCGGTTTTCGTTTAACGCATACTTCGTTTGCAGGAACCCCTTGGAAGAGCAGAAAAGTATAACGCCCACATTCAGGAACTCCTCACGCTCCACTCTCGGTACCGCGCGTATCACGGCGTACTCAAATAAGTGCTTTTCTTGCATGTTGCGCTCCTTTTACAAAAGTTTCGGAATGGGCGAGACGTGTCTCTAAGAAGGTGGCATAGGCCTGGCGGTGTTCGTCTGCGGACTCAAAAGGCGATTCCACCCCCGTAAGCCAGCTATCTGGAATCACCGAAAGTATAGCCTTGATTCGCTCCGGCGTAAGTATGGCGCTAAACTCCCCGTTCACCGCCTCCAGCTCGGTGGCAAGCGGCAGCAGCACGTGGTCCTTTATCTGCGCGAACGGCCGTTTGGCCTGCTCCTCCCAGTTGCCCCAGGAGTGATGGAAGTATAGCGCGGCGCCGTGGTCGATCAGCCACAGTTCCTTCTTCCACATCAGCAGGTTGGTGTTGCGGGCGGTGCGGTCCACGTTGGTTACCAGGCTGTCCAGCCATACTACCTTAGAGGCCAGTTCAGCGTCGGGAGTGGTTACCACGGGGTCGAAGGTGATGGCGCCGGAGAGGTAGTGCAAGGCCAGGTTAAGCCCCTCGCTGGCCCGCAGCAGGTCCTGTATCTCCTCGTCCGGCTCTGTGCGCCCGAAAGCTTCATCCAGCGTGGCAAACACAATTTCTGGTACCCGGAAGCCAAGGGTGCGGGCAATCTCTCCTACAATCAGTTCGGCGATCAGCACTTTTATACCTTGGCCGGCTCCGCGGAACTTGAGCACATATAAAAAGTCATCGTCGGCTTCCACGATCGCAGGCAGCGAACCACCTTCACGGAGCGGGGTGATGTACCGCGTCACATCGACGGTTCTTATTTCAGGTGGGGTATACTTCATGTAATTGTTTCCGGTAACGAAGCTCTCTGCAGATACTTCCTTTTTGGTTGGCCTGTTGTAACTCAAAATGGCTACGCATTGTTTACGTGCTATACCTGGGTGAGCTGTTTTTGCATGCACACGCTGTTCTCGATGCCTTTATACTGTCCATAGTTAGGAATCAAGGTATAGCCGCACTTCTGATACAGCCTGATGGCCTCCGGCTGTTTTTTACCAGTTTCCAGAATGCAGGAAGTATACTTCAGTTCAGCTGCCCACTTCTCCAGCTCCTGCAGTACCTGCATGGCAATTCCCTGTCCACGAGACGCTTCCTGCACATACATGCGCTTCACCTCCGCAATGCCTGTCTCATCATATGCTTTAATCGCCCCGCAACCCACAGCCATGCCCTCCCGATAGGCCACAACCACCTGCTGTATCTTGTCTAATTTGTTATACTGCGCATAGAAGGTGTGTTCCGCTCCATCGCGCACAGCCAGGTCCTGGTCGAGTAATGTCACGAGCGCCCGAAAATCCGGATCTTCTGAGTTGGTTCGTACGATGTTGGTCATCTGGCGGAAAATTTTGTAAGCGCGTCGTTATACTTTATAACAGCAAGTATAAGTCGGAAAAGTATAAGATGCCGTATTTTTCTGTTAGGCATGCAAGCAAATCATACTTTTACCTGCTTCCAGGTGCCACGCCTGAAGAGCCACCAACTTACCAACGCATGAAGGGAGTGGCAGCAGGCAATGGCTATGAAGACACCGGTATAGGCCATATCTAAATACAAAGCTAGCGTATAGGCAAGCGGAATTTCGATGAGCCACAGCACCACGATGTTGATCAGGGCAGGGGTACGGGTGTCGCCGGCGCCGTTAAATGCCTGCACCATCACCATGCCCAGCCCGAAAAAGATGTAGCCCAGCGTGATGATCTGCAGCGCCTCGGTCGCAATGGTAACCACTTCCGCATCATGGGTGAAAAAGCTGGAAAGGTGCTCCCCGAAAAGTATGAAAACCAGCGTGACGGCCGCCATGAACACCATGTTGTAACGGGCCGTCAGCCAAACGGCCAGCTCGGCTCGTTTGGCCTTGCGGGCACCCAGGTTCTGGCCGACCAGCGTAGCCGCCGCAGAAGACAGGCCCCAAGCCGGCAGCAGCGTAAAAATAATTACCCGAAAAGCAATGGTATAAGCGGCCAATGCATTGCTACCGAATTCGGCGATGATCCTGGTGAGGAGAATCCAGCTGGCAGAGTCGATGAGGTACTGACCCACGCCGCCAGAGGATAGCCTCAGGATGCGGTACATCACTTTAAAGCTGATCACCAGGTTGTCGCCCGTAATTTTTAGCAGGTGTCTGCCGTTGAACAGGTGGTAGAGTTGATATACTACGCCCAGGCTTCTGCCAATGGTGGTGGCCCAGGCCGCCCCTGCCAGCCCCAAGCCGTCGATACTGCCGATGCCGAAGATCAGGAGTGGGTCCAGAACGATGTTGGCGCCGTTAGCCAGCCAGAGCGCGCGCATGGCCAGGTGCGGCTGGCCCGCCCCACGAAACGCCCCGTTAATGAGGAACAGCAGGATAATGGCTACGTTACCCGCAAAAATAATCCGGGCATAGGCCAGGCCTTCGGCGACGACCTCAGGCGTTGCACCCATCAGCGTCAGCGTCTCGGCGGCGAAAAACGTGGCCAGCCCGCCCATTAGCAGCGATAGCCCCAGGCCGGTCACG is a window of Pontibacter kalidii DNA encoding:
- a CDS encoding glutamate-5-semialdehyde dehydrogenase encodes the protein MELQKTFKNVKQASRMLNLLPENKIKNILEDLAAKAEEATESILAANQQDLGRMNPSDPKYDRLKLTGERIQSIAADIRNVAGLPSPLGKVLSERTLENGLEMKKVSVPLGVIGIIYEARPNVTFDVFSLCLRSGNALLLKGGSDAKDSNAAIVKLIHQVLEQHGVDRNIVQLLPPDREATHQMLHAVEYVDIIIPRGSQGLINYVRENSKVPVIETGAGIVHTYFDAFADLQRGKAIVVNAKTRRVSVCNALDCLVIHEDRLPDLAEIGKELATKGVEVFADAPAFAALEGSYPADKLQQATEEHFGTEFLSLRMSVKTVKGLEEAIEHINTYSSQHSEAIISENELHVEHFLRAVDAAAVYANTSTAFTDGAQFGLGAEIGISTQKLHARGPMALDELTSYKWVVKGSGQVRA
- a CDS encoding SusD/RagB family nutrient-binding outer membrane lipoprotein — encoded protein: MKKIFRYMLAFTIMGAVAGLQGCEDYFDKEDNPNLVPDPPLPTLLSTTTHKTGINSYLVGNITSYFVQYLASPSQGGSSDTYQITDYTGTWDALYLTMADIYDMRQLAIEQGATEYVGVANILMAYHLALVTDLWGDAPYSEAFANLTLTPGFDDETSLYDVTTQLLDEGIVELQKPESSVQLIATSDVIHEGSVENWIKTAYALKARQLNKLSGTSSYNPQAVLEAVDSSYTSNADNAEMGVFETRNPWAAIALSNASLLLGGWLSEQLIEHLNGTSYGVVDPRLAKITDPTIHGTYVGTPNGTGNIGPANNTVQDESYISRNSPLTGDESPLIIVSYPEVKLIEAEAALRAGQLDRAFEAYREGIRASMEMLEVAEADENAYLSSTAVAQSPSELTLDRIFQEKYVVTYLNPEAWNDARRYDYQYANFTLPVGAALPTFIRRVAYPSGEASKNPNTPDITDLSVPLWWDQ
- a CDS encoding SusC/RagA family TonB-linked outer membrane protein, with the protein product MKNSFTLLVLLLMCCWAPALAQDNIVSGRVTGADEGMPLPGVSVTVKGTTTGTSTDADGKFSIRVPGNDAVLEFRFLGYRIQEVPVGNQRQLNVALATDTKQLEEVVVTALGITREKKALGYAAQDVQAEELIQNRQPNVLNALQGKVAGVTITSTGGAPGQGANIQIRGINSIDPNRPNQPLFVIDGIQVNNSTSTFGEGAELRGMSNRLADLNPDDIESINILRGGAATALYGLRGANGVVVITTKSGQKGEMRVNFTSTAGWEEVNKFPEIQDTYTQGYSGEYDPTSFWPSWGPTWQEARQIDPTHPEGIYNHFEDAYETGNQFRNTLTFTGGGEAITFSSSLSHLNHEGVLPFTDYQNTSARLNTDVKLSEKFSTGGNFNYIRSGGKRYNADRFNEMLSYWSPRWDVRDYVKPDGTMQSYGNDNPIYAAATNQFEDDVSRFIGGLNFSYKPLTWLDLSYRVGLDTYSDDRTRTAPGPRNVPDERVLEDNGQGFVHEYTTKFRSINSTFIASANKSFGDKFNATLRVGHELYDEHIKSFGVQGEELAVYDYFKLSNARFLSSSENESEYSLMGIFGEASVDYGDFLFLTLTGRNDITSSLAESNRSFFYPSASISYILSEHLGLPDFINQSKLRLSYAQVGKDAPAYSTSSGFAPYTEFPTGYTGVRRAPLLGNPELKPEFTNTYEAGLEMSFLDNRIGFDFTYYYSLSKDQILNINVASTTGFVRAAINAGEMRNKGIEVILNATPVLTADFNWDTKLVFSANRNKILSLPEGLEEVTYASQFGYVGSTVTMKLIEGQPYGNIYGSHWLRYYGPGEEEDPLFIDESRPLVIGENGFPVRAPLSSQKLLGNSQPDWIGGFTNTFTYKGLSLTALLDARQGLEKYNQMDNFFAAFGIAEYTENRNQTRVFEGVLADGTPNTKEVWLGQGVGPDGVDYGNGYYRNHYRGVSENFVEDASWVRLRSLTLRYSLPQPWFENIFIRNAAVSFTGNNLWLSTDYNGFDPETSFSPSGSNVDGFSGFTYPAVRSYLFTLNVGF
- a CDS encoding S9 family peptidase, with product MSHPFPAELTAAAQGARLAWTLNEQGKRNVYVAEGPDFKARRLTDYLQDDGQEITSLSLSADGQWAVYVRGGEHGSIWDEHETVNPEGLPMPPKVEIWAVPFAGGEPIRIGEGGSPVISPNNREVAYTYKGQVWIASLDGTAPARPLFVTRGSVGSLEWSPDGSQLAFVANREGHAFIGVYTNPETPITWVAPAFARDRSPRWSPDGKRLAFVRTQGAGGAPEPYLQRQHQPWSIWTAEVATGKAAQLWKAPETLQGSVPRTNGGFNLHWAANERIVYTSYEDGWPHLYALPAAGGRPVLLTPGKFAVEHVKLSPDRKWLVFSANTGPDKEDIDRRHVARVPVDRAAMELLTPGDGLESMPVLTGDGQTLAMLSATAQRPPLPAVMDFKPRSKVRLLAKELIPSNHPQHKLVKPKQVTFKSTDGLTVHAQLFEPKGGPTRKPAIVYIHGGPSRQMLLGWHYSDYYNNVYAMNQYLTSLGFVVLSVNYRLGIGYGYDFQHPDSSGETGASEYKDIRAAGKWLAQQPQVDAARIGVYGGSYGGYLTGLALGRDSELFAAGVNIHGMSDLTYGGMERMLYPNRYEQAPDARQAAEVMWKSSPAAFVDSWTSPVLLIHADDDRNVDFMDSMDMVRRLEKKGVPYETMVIVDDTHHWMLFRNAVKVNAATADFFKRKLLDAGEVGAQMGN
- a CDS encoding DinB family protein; the encoded protein is MTPAGGEIALWKWLRAMVEHEIHHRGQLYIYLNMLDVKTPPIFGLTSEEVQAKYREAP
- a CDS encoding DinB family protein, with protein sequence MEITTVSSFLDYYTRVRERTNRIVRVIPPEHINWAYKPGKFTVADMLRHIAGIERYLYAEVAQGRPSRYKGCGKELADGYQEVLRYFEELHLQSMEIFSSLQDQDLNR
- a CDS encoding DUF3037 domain-containing protein encodes the protein MQEKHLFEYAVIRAVPRVEREEFLNVGVILFCSSKGFLQTKYALNENRLCAFFPGIDLQELRERLCAFEKVCAGRKEGGPIGQLGTASRFRWLTANRSTIVQTSQVHPGLCDNPQETLDRLFEQLVL